One Luteibacter sp. 9135 DNA segment encodes these proteins:
- the rpoC gene encoding DNA-directed RNA polymerase subunit beta', with the protein MKDLLNLFNQQRQTLDFDAIKIALASPELIRSWSYGEVKKPETINYRTFKPERDGLFCAAIFGPIKDYECLCGKYKRMKHRGVVCEKCGTEVTLAKVRRERMGHIELASPTAHIWFLKSLPSRIGLMLDMTLRDIERILYFEAFVVIDPGLTALERGQLLSEDQYLEATEEHGDEFDARMGAEAVYELLKSLDLPGEVIRLKEEITATNSETKLKRLTKRVKLIEAFLESGNKPEWMVMTVLPVLPPDLRPLVPLDGGRFATSDLNDLYRRVINRNNRLKRLLELAAPDIIVRNEKRMLQESVDALLDNGRRGRAITGTNKRALKSLADMIKGKQGRFRQNLLGKRVDYSGRSVIVVGPTLRLHQCGLPKKMALELFKPFIFAKLQARGEATTIKAAKKLVEREEAQVWDILEDVIREHPVMLNRAPTLHRLGIQAFEPVLIEGKAIQLHPLVCTAFNADFDGDQMAVHVPLSIEAQLEARALMMSSNNILSPANGEPIIVPSQDVVLGLYYMTRELINAKGAGMVFANVGEVRRAYDNRAVELHAKVKVRVHMTEQDSEGATSSRTAIVDTTVGRALLMEIIPDGLPFALVNTELTKKNISRLINQSYRLLGLKESVVFADKLMYTGFRFATRAGISIGIDDMKIPAEKKGILEEAEKEVVEIQEQYQSGLVTAGERYNKVVDIWSRTNELVAKAMIDGIGTEKVEDADGKTVNQKSMNSLYIMADSGARGSAAQIRQLAGMRGLMARPDGSIIETPIKANFREGLNVLQYFNSTHGARKGLADTALKTANSGYLTRRLVDVAQDVVITEHDCGTEDGVMMSPIVEGGDVVEPLRDRVLGRVVVEDVYAPGDDDQPIVTRDTLLDEYLVDKLDKASVQLIKVRSPITCRASHGVCALCYGRDLARGHLVNMGEAVGVVAAQSIGEPGTQLTMRTFHIGGAASRAAAVDNVTVRTTGALKFNNLKSVEHNQGHLVAVSRSGEVSVIDANGRERERYKVPYGATISVKDGDPVKSGQTVANWDPHTHPIVTEVAGVVRFIDFIDGITVQSQTDELTGLESAVVTDPKRRGTQAKDLRPIVRLEDSKGRELKLPGTDIAAQYFLPAGAIVSIQNGTEVGVGDVVARIPQETSKTRDITGGLPRVADLFEARKPKEPAILAERSGIVSFGKDTKGKQRLIIKDVDGNEHEELIPKWRQVIVFEGEHVEKGETVVDGEPNPHDILRLLGVEPLASYLVKEIQDVYRLQGVKINDKHIEAIIRQMLRKVEITEAGDSTYLRGEQVERVRINEENDRAEARGERRAGFESVLLGITKASLATESFISAASFQETTRVLTEAAVRGTRDTLRGLKENVIVGRLIPAGTGLAYHASRRSQGGLTASELETLSGSAPAVSFAEAPVGSNDSAE; encoded by the coding sequence ATGAAAGACCTGCTCAATCTGTTCAACCAGCAGCGACAGACGCTGGATTTCGACGCGATCAAGATCGCCCTGGCATCGCCGGAGCTGATCCGTTCGTGGTCGTACGGCGAAGTGAAGAAGCCGGAAACCATCAACTACCGCACGTTCAAGCCCGAGCGTGACGGTCTGTTCTGCGCGGCCATCTTCGGCCCGATCAAGGACTACGAGTGCCTGTGCGGCAAGTACAAGCGCATGAAGCACCGTGGCGTGGTCTGCGAGAAGTGCGGCACCGAGGTCACCCTGGCCAAGGTCCGTCGCGAGCGCATGGGCCACATCGAGCTGGCCAGCCCGACCGCGCACATCTGGTTCCTGAAGTCGCTGCCCTCGCGCATCGGCCTCATGCTGGACATGACGCTGCGTGACATCGAGCGCATCCTGTACTTCGAAGCCTTCGTAGTGATCGACCCGGGCTTGACCGCGCTCGAGCGCGGCCAGCTGCTCAGCGAAGACCAGTACCTGGAAGCGACCGAAGAGCACGGTGACGAGTTCGACGCCCGCATGGGTGCCGAGGCCGTCTACGAGCTGCTGAAGAGCCTCGACCTGCCGGGCGAAGTCATCCGCCTCAAGGAAGAGATCACGGCGACCAACTCCGAGACCAAGCTCAAGCGCCTCACCAAGCGCGTGAAGCTGATCGAGGCGTTCCTGGAATCCGGCAACAAGCCGGAGTGGATGGTCATGACCGTCCTTCCCGTGCTCCCGCCGGACCTGCGTCCGCTGGTGCCGCTGGATGGCGGCCGCTTCGCCACGTCCGACCTGAACGACCTGTACCGCCGCGTCATCAACCGCAACAACCGCCTGAAGCGCCTGCTCGAACTCGCTGCACCGGACATCATCGTCCGCAACGAAAAGCGCATGCTGCAGGAATCGGTCGATGCGCTGCTCGACAACGGCCGTCGCGGTCGTGCCATCACCGGCACGAACAAGCGCGCGCTGAAGTCGCTGGCCGACATGATCAAGGGCAAGCAGGGTCGCTTCCGCCAGAACCTGCTCGGCAAGCGCGTCGACTACTCGGGCCGTTCGGTCATCGTGGTCGGTCCGACGCTGCGCCTGCACCAGTGCGGCCTGCCGAAGAAGATGGCGCTTGAGCTGTTCAAGCCCTTCATCTTCGCCAAGCTGCAGGCTCGTGGCGAAGCCACGACCATCAAGGCCGCGAAGAAGCTCGTCGAGCGCGAAGAGGCCCAGGTGTGGGATATCCTGGAAGACGTGATCCGTGAACATCCGGTCATGCTCAACCGTGCCCCGACCCTGCATCGCCTGGGCATCCAGGCGTTCGAGCCGGTCCTGATCGAAGGCAAGGCGATCCAGCTGCATCCGCTCGTCTGCACGGCGTTCAACGCCGACTTCGACGGTGACCAGATGGCCGTCCACGTGCCGCTGTCGATCGAGGCGCAGCTCGAAGCCCGCGCCCTGATGATGTCGTCGAACAACATCCTGTCGCCCGCCAACGGCGAGCCGATCATCGTGCCGTCGCAGGACGTCGTGCTCGGTCTGTACTACATGACCCGCGAACTGATCAACGCGAAGGGCGCCGGTATGGTGTTCGCGAACGTCGGCGAAGTGCGTCGTGCGTACGACAACCGTGCCGTCGAACTGCACGCCAAGGTCAAGGTGCGCGTGCACATGACCGAGCAGGACTCGGAAGGTGCCACGTCGTCGCGTACGGCCATCGTCGATACGACGGTCGGTCGCGCGCTGCTCATGGAGATCATCCCGGACGGCCTCCCGTTCGCGCTGGTCAACACCGAGCTGACCAAGAAGAACATCTCGCGCCTGATCAACCAGAGCTACCGTCTGCTCGGCCTGAAGGAATCGGTCGTGTTCGCCGACAAGCTGATGTACACCGGCTTCCGTTTCGCGACGCGCGCCGGTATCTCCATCGGCATCGACGACATGAAGATCCCGGCCGAGAAGAAGGGCATCCTCGAGGAAGCCGAGAAGGAAGTCGTCGAGATCCAGGAGCAGTACCAGTCGGGCCTGGTCACCGCCGGCGAGCGCTACAACAAGGTCGTCGACATCTGGAGCCGCACCAACGAACTCGTCGCCAAGGCGATGATCGACGGTATCGGCACCGAGAAGGTCGAGGACGCCGACGGCAAGACGGTCAACCAGAAGTCGATGAACTCGCTGTACATCATGGCCGACTCCGGCGCGCGTGGTAGCGCGGCGCAGATTCGTCAGCTGGCGGGTATGCGCGGCCTGATGGCCCGTCCGGATGGCTCGATCATCGAGACGCCCATCAAGGCGAACTTCCGCGAGGGCCTCAACGTCCTGCAGTACTTCAACTCGACCCACGGTGCCCGTAAGGGCCTCGCGGATACCGCGCTGAAGACCGCCAACTCCGGTTACCTCACGCGTCGTCTCGTCGACGTGGCGCAGGACGTCGTCATCACCGAGCACGATTGCGGCACGGAAGACGGCGTCATGATGTCCCCGATCGTCGAAGGCGGTGACGTGGTCGAGCCGTTGCGCGATCGCGTGCTCGGTCGTGTCGTGGTCGAGGACGTCTACGCCCCCGGCGACGACGACCAGCCGATCGTCACCCGTGACACGCTGCTCGACGAATACCTGGTCGACAAGCTCGACAAGGCCTCGGTGCAGCTGATCAAGGTGCGTTCGCCGATCACCTGCCGCGCCAGCCACGGCGTGTGCGCCCTGTGCTACGGCCGCGACCTGGCCCGTGGTCACCTGGTCAACATGGGTGAGGCCGTGGGCGTCGTCGCCGCACAGTCCATCGGTGAACCGGGTACCCAGCTCACCATGCGTACGTTCCACATCGGTGGTGCGGCGTCGCGTGCGGCTGCGGTCGACAACGTTACGGTGCGTACCACCGGTGCGCTGAAGTTCAACAACCTGAAGTCGGTCGAGCATAACCAGGGTCACCTGGTCGCCGTCTCGCGTTCGGGCGAAGTGAGCGTCATCGATGCCAACGGTCGCGAGCGCGAGCGTTACAAGGTGCCTTACGGCGCGACCATCTCCGTCAAGGACGGCGATCCGGTCAAGTCGGGCCAGACGGTCGCCAACTGGGATCCGCATACCCATCCGATCGTCACGGAAGTGGCCGGTGTGGTGCGCTTCATCGACTTCATCGACGGCATCACCGTGCAGTCGCAGACCGATGAACTGACCGGCCTGGAGTCGGCGGTGGTCACCGATCCGAAGCGTCGCGGTACGCAGGCCAAGGATCTGCGCCCGATCGTCCGCCTGGAAGACAGCAAGGGCCGTGAGCTCAAGCTGCCGGGTACGGACATCGCGGCCCAGTACTTCCTGCCGGCCGGCGCCATCGTGTCGATCCAGAACGGTACGGAAGTGGGCGTGGGTGACGTGGTCGCCCGTATCCCGCAGGAAACCTCGAAGACCCGCGACATCACGGGTGGTCTGCCGCGCGTGGCCGATCTGTTCGAAGCCCGCAAGCCGAAGGAGCCGGCGATCCTCGCGGAGCGCTCGGGTATCGTCAGCTTCGGCAAGGACACCAAGGGCAAGCAGCGCCTGATCATCAAGGACGTGGACGGTAACGAGCACGAGGAGCTGATTCCCAAGTGGCGTCAGGTCATCGTCTTCGAAGGCGAGCATGTGGAGAAGGGCGAGACCGTCGTCGACGGCGAGCCGAATCCGCACGACATCCTGCGCCTGCTGGGTGTGGAGCCGCTGGCTTCGTACCTGGTCAAGGAAATCCAGGACGTCTACCGCCTGCAGGGCGTGAAGATCAACGACAAGCACATCGAAGCGATCATTCGCCAGATGCTGCGCAAGGTCGAAATCACCGAGGCGGGCGACAGCACCTACCTGCGCGGTGAGCAGGTCGAGCGCGTCCGGATCAACGAAGAGAACGACCGTGCCGAGGCTCGTGGTGAGCGTCGCGCCGGGTTCGAATCGGTCCTGCTGGGCATCACCAAGGCCTCGCTGGCCACCGAGTCGTTCATCTCGGCGGCATCGTTCCAGGAGACCACCCGCGTCCTCACCGAGGCGGCGGTTCGTGGTACCCGGGATACGTTGCGGGGCCTGAAGGAAAATGTTATTGTTGGGCGGCTAATCCCTGCAGGTACGGGTCTGGCATACCACGCTTCGCGTCGTAGCCAGGGCGGTTTGACGGCTTCGGAGCTCGAAACCCTCTCGGGTTCGGCACCGGCCGTTTCGTTCGCCGAAGCCCCTGTCGGGTCCAACGATAGCGCTGAGTAA
- the rpsL gene encoding 30S ribosomal protein S12, whose translation MTTVNQLVRKSRSPKAYKSASPALQSSPQRRGVCTRVYTTTPKKPNSALRKVAKVRLTNGFEVISYIGGEGHNLQEHSVVLIRGGRVKDLPGVRYHTVRGSLDCAGVTKRRKSRSKYGAKRPKS comes from the coding sequence ATGACGACAGTCAACCAGTTGGTGCGCAAATCCCGCAGCCCGAAGGCGTACAAAAGCGCTTCCCCGGCCCTGCAGAGCAGCCCGCAGCGCCGCGGCGTCTGCACGCGCGTGTATACGACCACCCCGAAGAAGCCGAACTCGGCACTGCGTAAGGTTGCCAAGGTGCGCCTGACCAACGGTTTCGAAGTCATCAGCTACATCGGTGGCGAAGGTCACAATCTCCAGGAGCACTCGGTGGTCCTGATCCGCGGCGGTCGCGTCAAGGATCTCCCCGGTGTGCGTTACCACACGGTTCGCGGCAGTCTCGACTGCGCCGGCGTGACCAAGCGTCGCAAGTCGCGCTCGAAGTACGGCGCCAAGCGCCCGAAGAGCTGA
- the rpsG gene encoding 30S ribosomal protein S7: MSRKGSHPARVVLPDPKHGSQLIARFINMVMKSGKKSVAESIVYGALEEIGKKHAEAVQLVEKALGNIAPAVEVKSRRVGGATYQVPVEVRPGRRMALAMRWVIDAARKRGETSMPRKLAAELLEASESRGGAVKKREETHRMAEANKAFSHYRW; this comes from the coding sequence ATGTCGCGTAAAGGTTCCCATCCCGCCCGTGTGGTCCTCCCGGACCCGAAGCACGGAAGCCAGCTGATTGCCCGTTTCATCAATATGGTGATGAAGTCCGGCAAGAAGTCCGTCGCCGAATCCATCGTGTACGGCGCTCTCGAAGAAATCGGCAAGAAGCACGCTGAAGCCGTGCAGCTCGTCGAGAAGGCCCTGGGCAACATCGCCCCGGCCGTCGAGGTGAAGTCGCGTCGTGTCGGTGGTGCCACGTACCAGGTGCCGGTCGAAGTCCGTCCGGGCCGTCGTATGGCGCTTGCCATGCGCTGGGTGATCGACGCAGCGCGCAAGCGCGGCGAGACGTCCATGCCGCGCAAGCTGGCCGCCGAACTGCTCGAAGCCTCGGAATCCCGTGGCGGCGCCGTCAAGAAGCGCGAAGAAACGCACCGCATGGCGGAGGCCAACAAGGCCTTCTCGCATTACCGCTGGTAA
- the fusA gene encoding elongation factor G, translated as MARTTPIERYRNFGIMAHIDAGKTTTTERILFYTGVSHKIGEVHDGAATMDWMEQEQERGITITSAATTAFWKGMDRSLPEHRFNIIDTPGHVDFTIEVERSLRVLDGAVFVLCAVGGVQPQSETVWRQANRYKVPRLAFVNKMDRTGANFDKVVGQLKARLGANPVAMQVPIGAEDNFEGVVDLLKMKAIRWDMESQGMKFDYIDVPAELQARAEEDRTKMIEAAAEATEEMMDKYLGGEELTEAEIIEGLRLRTLRSEIIPVFCGTAFKNKGVQAMLDAVVNLLPSPLDRPPVEGIDENEQPDTREAKDDAPFSALAFKIMTDPFVGALTFFRVYSGTLNAGDPVYNPVKSKKERIGRMLQMHANERHELKEVRAGDIAAAVGLKDVTTGDTLCSQDKIITLERMSFPEPVISMAVEPKTKSDQEKMGVALGRLAAEDPSFRVKTDEESGQTIISGMGELHLDILVDRMRREFNVEANVGKPQVAYRETIQAADVKSDYKHAKQSGGKGQYGHVVIELSPISDADRADPKIAPSIKDDFLFINDISGGVIPKEFIPSVEKGLRETITSGPLAGFPVVNVKVKLVFGSYHDVDSSEMAFKLASSMAFKQGFAKAKPVLLEPIMKVEVVTPPDYVGDVMGDISRRRGMLTGQEETPSGNTINAMIPLGEMFGYATTIRSLSQGRATFTMEFDHYEPAPSNIAEEVMKKS; from the coding sequence GTGGCACGCACTACGCCCATCGAGCGCTACCGCAACTTCGGCATCATGGCTCACATCGACGCCGGCAAGACCACGACCACCGAGCGTATCCTGTTCTACACCGGTGTCAGTCATAAGATTGGCGAGGTGCATGACGGTGCCGCTACGATGGACTGGATGGAGCAGGAGCAGGAGCGCGGCATTACCATCACTTCCGCTGCCACCACGGCATTCTGGAAGGGCATGGACCGTTCGCTGCCCGAGCACCGCTTCAACATCATCGACACCCCGGGACACGTCGACTTCACCATCGAGGTGGAGCGTTCGCTTCGCGTGCTCGACGGTGCGGTGTTCGTGCTCTGTGCCGTCGGTGGCGTGCAGCCGCAGTCCGAAACCGTCTGGCGCCAGGCCAACCGGTACAAGGTGCCGCGTCTCGCGTTCGTCAACAAGATGGACCGCACCGGCGCGAACTTCGACAAGGTGGTCGGTCAGCTCAAGGCTCGCCTTGGCGCCAATCCCGTGGCGATGCAAGTACCGATCGGTGCTGAAGACAACTTCGAAGGCGTCGTCGACCTCCTCAAGATGAAGGCGATCCGTTGGGACATGGAGTCCCAGGGCATGAAGTTTGACTACATCGACGTGCCGGCCGAGCTTCAGGCTCGTGCGGAAGAAGATCGCACCAAGATGATCGAAGCCGCGGCGGAAGCCACGGAAGAGATGATGGACAAGTACCTGGGCGGCGAAGAGCTGACCGAGGCCGAGATCATTGAAGGCCTGCGTCTGCGTACGCTGCGTAGCGAAATCATCCCGGTGTTCTGCGGCACGGCGTTCAAGAACAAGGGCGTCCAGGCGATGCTCGACGCGGTCGTCAACCTGCTTCCGTCGCCCCTCGACCGCCCGCCGGTCGAAGGCATCGACGAGAACGAGCAGCCGGATACCCGCGAAGCGAAGGACGATGCTCCGTTCTCCGCGCTGGCGTTCAAGATCATGACCGATCCGTTCGTCGGTGCGCTCACGTTCTTCCGTGTCTATTCGGGCACGCTGAATGCGGGCGACCCGGTTTACAACCCGGTCAAGTCGAAGAAAGAGCGCATCGGCCGCATGCTTCAGATGCATGCCAACGAGCGTCACGAACTGAAGGAAGTCCGCGCGGGCGACATCGCCGCTGCGGTCGGCCTGAAGGACGTCACGACCGGAGATACGCTCTGCTCGCAGGACAAGATCATCACTCTCGAGCGCATGTCGTTCCCGGAGCCGGTGATCTCGATGGCGGTCGAGCCGAAGACCAAGTCGGACCAGGAAAAGATGGGTGTCGCCCTCGGCCGTCTGGCCGCGGAAGATCCGTCGTTCCGCGTCAAGACGGACGAAGAGTCGGGTCAGACGATCATCTCGGGCATGGGCGAGCTTCACCTGGACATCCTGGTGGACCGCATGCGTCGCGAGTTCAACGTCGAGGCCAACGTGGGCAAGCCGCAGGTCGCTTACCGCGAAACGATTCAGGCCGCGGACGTCAAGTCGGACTACAAGCATGCCAAGCAGTCGGGTGGTAAGGGTCAGTACGGTCACGTCGTGATCGAGCTGTCGCCGATCTCCGACGCCGATCGTGCCGATCCCAAGATTGCACCGTCGATCAAGGACGACTTCCTCTTCATCAACGACATCTCCGGTGGCGTGATCCCGAAGGAATTCATTCCTTCGGTCGAGAAGGGTCTCCGTGAGACGATCACCAGTGGTCCGCTCGCGGGCTTCCCGGTGGTGAACGTGAAGGTCAAGCTCGTCTTCGGTTCGTACCATGACGTCGACTCCTCGGAAATGGCGTTCAAGCTCGCCTCGTCGATGGCGTTCAAGCAGGGTTTCGCCAAGGCGAAGCCGGTTCTGCTCGAGCCGATCATGAAGGTCGAAGTCGTGACGCCGCCTGACTACGTCGGTGACGTGATGGGCGATATCTCGCGCCGTCGCGGCATGCTGACCGGTCAGGAAGAAACGCCGTCGGGCAACACGATCAACGCGATGATCCCGCTTGGCGAGATGTTCGGTTATGCGACGACGATCCGCTCGCTGTCGCAGGGTCGTGCCACGTTCACGATGGAATTCGATCATTACGAGCCGGCGCCGAGCAACATCGCCGAAGAGGTCATGAAGAAGTCCTGA
- the tuf gene encoding elongation factor Tu has protein sequence MAKGKFERKKPHVNVGTIGHVDHGKTTLTAALTKIGAERFGGEFKDYGSIDAAPEEKARGITISTAHVEYESPMRHYGHVDCPGHADYVKNMITGAAQMDGAILVCSAADGPMPQTREHILLSRQVGVPYIVVFLNKADMVDDAELLELVEMEVRELLSKYEFPGDDTPIVHGSARLALEGDQSEIGVPSIIKLVDALDSWIPEPERVIDKPFLLPVEDVFSISGRGTVLTGRVERGIVKVGDPAEVIGLKDTQQTTVTGVEMFRKLLDQGQAGDNVGVLVRGLKREDVERGQVLAAPKSVTPHTEFEGEVYILSKDEGGRHTPFFSNYRPQFYFRTTDVTGSIKLPEGVEMVMPGDNVKISVTLGFPIAMDEGLRFAIREGGRTVGAGVVAKIVK, from the coding sequence ATGGCAAAGGGTAAGTTCGAGCGCAAGAAGCCGCACGTCAACGTCGGCACCATCGGTCACGTCGATCACGGCAAGACCACGCTGACGGCCGCGCTGACCAAGATCGGCGCCGAGCGCTTCGGTGGCGAATTCAAGGACTACGGTTCGATCGATGCGGCGCCGGAAGAGAAGGCGCGCGGCATCACGATCTCGACCGCGCACGTGGAATACGAATCGCCGATGCGCCACTACGGCCACGTCGATTGCCCGGGCCACGCCGACTACGTGAAGAACATGATCACGGGTGCCGCGCAGATGGACGGCGCGATCCTGGTCTGCTCCGCTGCCGACGGCCCGATGCCGCAGACGCGTGAGCACATCCTGCTCTCGCGCCAGGTGGGCGTGCCGTACATCGTGGTCTTCCTGAACAAGGCGGACATGGTGGACGACGCCGAGCTGCTCGAGCTGGTGGAGATGGAAGTCCGCGAACTGCTGTCGAAGTATGAGTTCCCGGGCGATGACACCCCGATCGTGCACGGTTCGGCCCGTCTCGCCCTCGAGGGCGACCAGTCCGAGATCGGCGTGCCGTCGATCATCAAGCTGGTCGACGCACTCGACAGCTGGATCCCGGAGCCGGAGCGCGTGATCGACAAGCCGTTCCTGCTGCCGGTGGAAGACGTGTTCTCGATCTCGGGGCGTGGCACGGTGCTGACCGGTCGCGTCGAGCGCGGTATCGTCAAGGTGGGTGACCCGGCCGAAGTGATCGGCCTGAAGGACACCCAGCAGACGACGGTCACGGGCGTGGAGATGTTCCGCAAGCTGCTCGACCAGGGTCAGGCCGGTGACAACGTCGGCGTGCTGGTTCGCGGCCTGAAGCGTGAAGACGTGGAGCGTGGCCAGGTGCTGGCGGCTCCGAAGTCGGTCACGCCGCACACCGAGTTCGAGGGTGAGGTGTACATCCTGTCGAAGGACGAGGGTGGCCGTCACACGCCGTTCTTCAGCAACTATCGTCCGCAGTTCTACTTCCGTACCACGGACGTGACGGGTTCGATCAAGCTGCCGGAAGGCGTCGAGATGGTGATGCCGGGCGACAACGTGAAGATCTCGGTGACCCTGGGCTTCCCGATCGCCATGGATGAAGGCCTGCGCTTCGCGATCCGCGAAGGCGGTCGTACCGTCGGCGCCGGCGTCGTCGCCAAGATCGTCAAGTAA
- the rpsJ gene encoding 30S ribosomal protein S10: protein MANQKIRIRLKAFDHRLIDRSASEIVETAKRTGATVLGPIPLPTKIERYTILVSPHVDKDARDQYETRTHKRVLDIIDPNDKTVDALMKLDLAAGVDVQIKLG from the coding sequence ATGGCGAACCAAAAGATTCGCATTCGGCTCAAGGCCTTCGATCATCGCCTGATCGATCGTTCGGCCAGCGAAATCGTCGAGACGGCCAAGCGCACTGGCGCCACGGTCCTCGGCCCGATCCCGCTGCCGACCAAGATTGAGCGCTACACCATTCTGGTGTCGCCGCACGTCGATAAAGATGCCCGCGACCAGTACGAGACCCGTACGCACAAGCGCGTTCTGGACATCATCGACCCCAACGACAAAACCGTGGACGCGCTCATGAAGCTCGATCTCGCGGCTGGCGTTGACGTGCAGATCAAGCTCGGCTGA
- the rplC gene encoding 50S ribosomal protein L3, protein MSIGLVGRKCGMSRLFTEDGRSIPVTLIEATPNRVTQVKTEENDGYSAVQVTTGAKRASLLTSPLKGHYANAKVEPGRGLWEFRVSAEDAGKYAIGTEIKADDVFTVGQTVDVAGVSKGKGFQGTIKRHHFKMGDATHGNSLSHRAPGSIGQRQTPGRVFPGKKMSGHMGAVNRTQQGLEVVKVDAERHLIAVKGAVPGAPGGDVVIRPTTKG, encoded by the coding sequence ATGAGTATCGGACTGGTTGGCCGCAAGTGCGGCATGAGCCGGCTCTTCACCGAAGACGGCCGCTCGATTCCGGTGACGCTGATTGAAGCGACCCCGAATCGTGTGACGCAGGTGAAGACCGAAGAAAACGACGGCTACAGCGCCGTGCAGGTAACGACGGGCGCCAAACGTGCCTCGCTCCTGACATCGCCGCTGAAGGGTCATTACGCCAACGCCAAGGTCGAGCCGGGCCGCGGTCTGTGGGAATTTCGCGTTTCCGCGGAAGACGCAGGCAAGTACGCGATCGGCACCGAGATCAAGGCGGATGACGTCTTTACCGTCGGTCAGACGGTCGACGTCGCCGGTGTGTCGAAGGGTAAGGGTTTCCAGGGCACCATCAAGCGTCACCATTTCAAGATGGGCGATGCCACGCACGGTAACTCGCTGTCGCATCGCGCCCCTGGCTCGATCGGCCAGCGCCAGACGCCGGGCCGCGTGTTCCCTGGTAAGAAGATGTCGGGCCACATGGGCGCGGTCAATCGCACCCAGCAGGGCCTCGAAGTGGTCAAGGTCGATGCCGAGCGTCACCTCATCGCTGTCAAGGGCGCTGTCCCTGGCGCGCCGGGTGGCGATGTCGTGATCCGTCCGACGACCAAGGGCTGA
- the rplD gene encoding 50S ribosomal protein L4, whose translation MELNVIGAKALTVSDDVFGGEYKKALVHQVVTAYQAAGRAGTKAQLSRGQMSGTTKKFKKQKGGGARHGDYRAPIFVGGGVTFAAKPRSFEQKVNRKAYRVAIRSIVAELNRQDRLKVVTELSMEAPSTKGMIAKLAELEVKGRVLLVSEDATEALYLSARNIPYIHVVDVLALNPVSLVGSDYVVMTVDAVKKVEEWLA comes from the coding sequence ATGGAACTCAACGTTATTGGCGCCAAGGCGCTCACCGTGTCGGACGACGTGTTCGGCGGCGAGTACAAGAAGGCTCTCGTGCACCAGGTCGTCACCGCCTATCAGGCGGCTGGCCGTGCCGGCACGAAGGCTCAGCTGTCTCGCGGTCAGATGTCCGGTACGACCAAGAAGTTCAAGAAGCAGAAGGGTGGCGGTGCTCGCCACGGCGATTACCGCGCCCCGATCTTCGTCGGCGGTGGTGTGACGTTCGCGGCCAAGCCGCGCAGCTTCGAGCAGAAGGTCAACCGCAAGGCGTATCGCGTCGCGATTCGTTCCATCGTTGCCGAGCTCAACCGTCAGGATCGCCTGAAGGTCGTGACCGAGCTGTCGATGGAAGCCCCGAGCACCAAGGGCATGATCGCGAAGCTCGCCGAGCTCGAAGTCAAGGGTCGCGTGCTGCTGGTGTCGGAAGACGCCACCGAAGCGCTGTACCTGTCCGCCCGCAACATTCCGTATATCCACGTCGTCGACGTGCTGGCCCTGAATCCGGTCAGCCTTGTCGGTAGCGACTACGTCGTCATGACGGTGGACGCGGTCAAGAAGGTCGAGGAGTGGCTCGCATGA
- the rplW gene encoding 50S ribosomal protein L23, whose protein sequence is MSTERTLNTLRAPHISEKSARLAENNQYVFVVAPEATKADVRAAVEHLFDVKVENVNLVNTKGKVKSFRNRTGNRQGKRKAYVRLADGHTIDVSAKA, encoded by the coding sequence ATGAGCACCGAACGCACGCTCAATACGCTTCGCGCGCCGCACATCTCCGAGAAGTCGGCTCGCCTTGCTGAGAACAACCAGTACGTTTTCGTCGTGGCGCCTGAGGCGACCAAGGCCGATGTCCGTGCAGCGGTGGAACACCTTTTCGACGTCAAGGTCGAGAACGTGAACCTCGTGAACACCAAGGGCAAGGTCAAGTCGTTCCGCAATCGCACTGGCAACCGCCAGGGCAAGCGCAAGGCCTACGTGCGCCTCGCCGACGGTCATACGATCGACGTGTCGGCCAAGGCCTGA